One genomic window of Staphylococcus hsinchuensis includes the following:
- a CDS encoding inositol monophosphatase family protein, producing MSVYEFAKGLIIEAGNNVKKIMKEDINIETKSNPNDLVTNVDKATEAYIVENVNKTYPNHSIIGEEGHGHDITNVEGITWVVDPIDGTLNFVHQQENFAISIGIFQDGQPYAGFVYDVMNDVLYHAKRGEGAFENEQPLPQIEATQLHRSIIGINPNWLTKPKLGEMFKPIVESARSSRAYGSAALEIVAVATGKLAAYMTPRLQPWDFAGGVIILNEVNGKASNLKGGDLSIYQANSVVIANPSLHEELMQQHFSKHQSTINLLHERLNN from the coding sequence ATGTCTGTATATGAATTTGCGAAAGGGCTCATCATTGAGGCAGGTAATAACGTTAAAAAAATAATGAAAGAAGATATTAATATTGAAACTAAATCGAATCCAAATGATTTAGTGACAAACGTAGATAAAGCAACTGAAGCTTATATCGTAGAAAATGTTAATAAAACATATCCGAACCATTCCATCATAGGTGAAGAAGGTCATGGTCACGATATAACAAATGTGGAAGGCATCACATGGGTAGTTGATCCGATTGATGGAACATTAAACTTTGTGCATCAACAAGAAAATTTCGCCATTTCTATTGGAATTTTTCAAGATGGGCAACCCTATGCTGGCTTCGTGTATGATGTCATGAATGATGTGTTGTATCATGCGAAAAGAGGGGAAGGTGCATTTGAAAATGAACAACCTTTACCTCAAATAGAAGCTACTCAACTGCACCGTAGTATTATTGGAATCAATCCAAACTGGCTAACGAAACCAAAGTTAGGAGAAATGTTTAAACCAATTGTTGAATCCGCTCGAAGTTCTAGAGCATACGGATCTGCAGCCTTGGAAATTGTAGCGGTTGCTACTGGTAAATTAGCAGCATATATGACACCACGATTACAGCCTTGGGATTTTGCAGGCGGCGTTATTATTTTAAATGAAGTAAATGGTAAAGCCTCTAACTTGAAGGGTGGCGATTTATCTATTTATCAAGCAAACTCTGTAGTTATCGCAAATCCATCATTACATGAAGAATTAATGCAACAACATTTTAGTAAACATCAATCAACGATAAATTTATTACATGAACGTTTAAATAACTAA
- a CDS encoding DUF5325 family protein, with amino-acid sequence MQQKKSKSIFWILAIVAILFLLLFSFSLAASNVPMMILTLILFIATFGVGFTLKKKYRENDWF; translated from the coding sequence ATGCAACAAAAAAAATCAAAATCAATATTTTGGATTTTAGCAATAGTTGCAATTTTATTCTTGCTATTATTTAGCTTTAGTTTAGCTGCTTCTAATGTTCCAATGATGATTTTAACACTTATATTGTTCATTGCAACATTTGGTGTTGGCTTTACGCTTAAAAAGAAATACAGAGAAAATGATTGGTTTTAA
- the typA gene encoding translational GTPase TypA — MTNKREDVRNIAIIAHVDHGKTTLVDELLKQSGIFRENEHVDERAMDSNDLERERGITILAKNTAVDYKDTRINILDTPGHADFGGEVERIMKMVDGVVLVVDAYEGTMPQTRFVLKKALEQDLKPVVVVNKIDKPEARPEGVVDEVLDLFIELEASDEQLEFPVVYASAVNGTASLEADKQDENMKSLYETIIEYVPAPIDNKDEPLQFQVALLDYNDYVGRIGVGRVFRGTMRVGDNVSLLKLDGSVKNFRVTKIFGYFGLRREEVNEAQAGDLIAVSGMEDINVGETVTPHDNQEPLPVLRIDEPTLEMTFKVNNSPFAGREGDYVTARQIEERLDQQLETDVSLKVTPTKSPDTWTVAGRGELHLSILIENMRREGYELQVSKPQVILREIDGVQCEPFERVQCEVPQEYTGAVIESLGQRKGEMLDMVTTDNGLTRIIFMVPARGLIGYTTEFMSQTHGYGIINHTFEEFKPRVKGRLGGRRNGALVSLDKGQASSYAIMGLEDRGTNFMEPGTEVYEGMIVGEHNRENDLTVNITKEKHQTNIRSATKDQTVTMKRPRVMTLEEALQFIDDDELVEVTPETIRIRKKILNKSAREKEAKRVKQMMQEEE; from the coding sequence ATGACTAATAAGAGAGAAGACGTTCGAAATATAGCAATCATCGCCCATGTTGACCATGGTAAAACAACATTAGTTGATGAATTATTAAAACAATCTGGTATATTTCGTGAAAACGAACATGTAGATGAAAGAGCGATGGATTCTAATGATTTAGAAAGAGAACGTGGTATTACAATTTTAGCCAAAAATACAGCGGTTGATTACAAAGATACACGTATCAACATTTTAGATACTCCGGGACACGCTGACTTCGGTGGCGAAGTTGAACGTATTATGAAAATGGTTGATGGGGTTGTCCTTGTTGTAGATGCTTATGAGGGTACGATGCCACAAACACGTTTCGTATTGAAAAAAGCGTTAGAACAAGACCTAAAACCAGTAGTGGTCGTAAATAAAATTGATAAACCCGAAGCGAGACCAGAAGGCGTAGTTGATGAAGTGTTAGATTTATTCATCGAATTAGAAGCTTCTGACGAACAATTAGAATTCCCTGTAGTTTATGCTTCAGCTGTGAATGGTACTGCGAGCTTAGAAGCAGATAAACAAGATGAAAACATGAAATCATTATATGAAACAATTATTGAATACGTACCAGCACCAATTGATAATAAAGATGAACCATTGCAATTCCAAGTCGCATTATTAGACTACAACGATTATGTAGGACGTATCGGCGTTGGACGTGTATTTAGAGGTACGATGCGCGTTGGTGACAACGTATCACTATTAAAACTTGACGGATCAGTTAAAAACTTCCGTGTTACGAAAATTTTCGGTTACTTCGGTCTAAGAAGAGAAGAAGTAAACGAAGCACAAGCAGGAGATTTAATTGCCGTTTCAGGTATGGAAGATATTAACGTTGGGGAAACAGTAACGCCTCACGACAATCAAGAACCATTACCAGTATTAAGAATAGATGAACCAACATTAGAAATGACATTTAAAGTAAATAACTCACCATTTGCTGGTAGAGAAGGTGACTACGTTACTGCACGTCAAATCGAAGAACGTCTAGATCAACAATTAGAGACAGACGTTTCATTAAAGGTTACACCAACGAAATCACCTGACACTTGGACAGTAGCAGGCCGAGGTGAATTACACTTATCTATTCTCATTGAGAACATGCGTAGAGAAGGATATGAGTTACAAGTTTCTAAACCGCAAGTTATTTTAAGAGAAATCGATGGCGTTCAATGTGAACCATTTGAGCGTGTACAATGTGAGGTACCACAAGAGTACACAGGTGCAGTAATTGAATCATTAGGACAACGTAAAGGTGAAATGTTAGATATGGTTACAACTGACAATGGCCTTACACGTATTATCTTTATGGTTCCAGCACGTGGTTTAATCGGTTACACTACTGAATTCATGTCACAAACACATGGTTATGGTATTATTAACCATACATTTGAAGAGTTCAAACCTCGCGTGAAAGGTCGTCTAGGTGGTCGTAGAAATGGTGCACTCGTTTCATTAGACAAAGGTCAAGCAAGTTCATATGCAATCATGGGCTTAGAAGATCGTGGAACAAACTTCATGGAACCAGGAACTGAAGTTTATGAAGGTATGATTGTTGGTGAGCATAATCGTGAAAATGACTTAACTGTTAATATCACAAAAGAAAAACACCAAACTAACATACGTTCTGCTACCAAAGACCAAACAGTAACAATGAAACGTCCAAGAGTTATGACTTTAGAAGAAGCATTACAATTTATAGATGATGACGAACTTGTTGAGGTGACACCAGAAACAATTCGTATTAGAAAGAAAATCCTTAATAAATCAGCACGTGAAAAAGAAGCAAAACGTGTTAAACAAATGATGCAAGAGGAAGAATAA
- a CDS encoding DUF2197 domain-containing protein gives MKKVQCIICDIEVYIDENTLEAKRLRNDPMHTFMCDECKSRLDTPKHRNQETTFNHH, from the coding sequence ATGAAGAAAGTTCAATGTATCATTTGCGATATTGAAGTATATATCGATGAAAATACATTAGAAGCTAAACGTTTACGCAACGATCCTATGCATACATTTATGTGTGATGAATGTAAGAGTAGGCTTGATACACCAAAACATCGAAATCAAGAAACGACTTTCAATCACCATTAA
- a CDS encoding YlaN family protein — MAKRDQLNNAAYDQLNKDANRILQLIKVQMDNLTLPQCPLYEEVLDTQMYGLQKEVDFAVELGLVESEAGKDLMLRLEKELSKLHDAFTNV; from the coding sequence ATGGCCAAGCGTGATCAGCTTAATAATGCGGCATATGACCAATTAAATAAAGATGCAAATCGTATTCTACAACTCATTAAAGTACAGATGGATAATCTTACTTTACCTCAATGCCCATTATACGAAGAGGTTCTTGACACGCAAATGTATGGTTTGCAAAAGGAAGTAGATTTCGCAGTCGAATTAGGTTTAGTAGAAAGCGAAGCGGGCAAAGATTTAATGCTTCGATTAGAGAAAGAACTTTCTAAATTGCACGATGCATTTACAAATGTATAA
- the ftsW gene encoding cell division peptidoglycan polymerase FtsW: MNNIKQFFRYIGSNVKYIDFPLVITYLLLCLIGLVMVYSASMVPATKGSLTGGVSVPGTYFYTRQLVYVIMSLILVFFMAFFMNVKILETTRFQKIMILGIIVLLVATLAIGSNINGSRSWIKLGFMNLQASELLKIALILYLPYMIEKKRPKIFKQPKLLTSPIILMAFCIALVFLQGDIGQTLLIVIIFFSILFYAGIGVEKSIKFGLVILLAIAIIGTLLLLVGLVPDYLTARFSTLTNPFNKESGTGYHISNSLIAIGNGGLFGKGLGNSIMKLGYLPEPHTDFIFSIICEELGLLGGLFVICLLFYIVYRAFELANKTNSFFYKLVCVGIASYIGSQTFVNLGGISGTIPLTGVPLPFISFGGSSMISLSIAMGLLLITAKQIKKDEAKKKQGSKRFNVVK, from the coding sequence ATGAATAACATAAAGCAATTTTTTCGATATATAGGCAGTAACGTCAAATATATCGATTTCCCATTAGTAATTACATACCTACTTTTATGTCTCATTGGTTTGGTCATGGTATATAGTGCGAGTATGGTACCTGCTACGAAAGGTTCATTGACTGGTGGGGTGTCCGTGCCGGGGACTTACTTTTACACACGACAGTTAGTGTATGTAATTATGAGTTTAATACTCGTGTTCTTTATGGCCTTTTTCATGAATGTTAAAATTCTTGAAACAACACGCTTTCAAAAGATTATGATACTGGGAATTATTGTGCTTTTAGTTGCAACATTAGCAATCGGAAGTAATATCAATGGTTCAAGAAGTTGGATTAAATTAGGATTTATGAACTTACAAGCTTCCGAATTATTAAAGATTGCACTAATTCTTTACTTACCATACATGATTGAGAAAAAACGGCCAAAGATTTTTAAACAACCCAAACTATTAACGTCACCAATTATTTTAATGGCGTTTTGTATTGCGCTCGTATTTTTACAAGGTGACATTGGACAAACTTTATTAATTGTTATTATTTTCTTCTCTATACTATTCTATGCTGGAATCGGAGTTGAAAAATCAATTAAATTTGGTTTAGTCATATTATTAGCAATCGCAATTATAGGAACATTATTACTACTCGTTGGTTTAGTGCCTGATTATTTAACAGCACGTTTTAGTACGTTGACTAATCCATTCAATAAGGAATCAGGTACGGGTTACCATATTTCTAACTCATTAATCGCAATTGGTAATGGTGGTTTATTTGGTAAAGGTTTAGGTAACAGTATTATGAAATTAGGTTACTTGCCTGAACCACACACCGACTTTATCTTTTCAATTATTTGTGAAGAATTAGGATTACTTGGTGGATTATTTGTCATTTGTTTATTATTTTATATCGTCTATAGAGCTTTTGAATTAGCTAATAAAACGAATTCATTTTTCTATAAATTAGTTTGTGTAGGTATTGCAAGTTATATCGGTTCACAAACATTTGTAAACTTAGGCGGTATTTCAGGTACGATTCCATTAACAGGTGTGCCATTACCTTTCATTAGTTTCGGTGGTTCTTCAATGATCAGTTTAAGTATAGCCATGGGTCTATTATTAATAACAGCTAAGCAAATCAAGAAAGATGAAGCTAAGAAAAAGCAAGGTTCCAAACGATTCAATGTAGTTAAATAA
- a CDS encoding pyruvate carboxylase, with translation MQKINKLLVANRGEIAIRIFRAATELNIQTVAIYSNEDKGALHRYKADESYLVGEDLGPAESYLNIERIIEVAKHADVDAIHPGYGFLSENKTFASRCAEEGIKFIGPYTEHLDMFGDKVKARTTAINAGLTVIPGTDGPIESYNEAQVFAEEAGYPLMIKAISGGGGKGMRIVNSESELEDAFYRAKSEAEKSFGNSEVYIEKYIDNPKHIEVQVIGDEHGNIVHLYERDCSIQRRHQKVVEVAPSVALKDNLRERICEEAIKLMRNIGYVNAGTVEFLVSGKDFYFIEVNPRVQVEHTITEMITGVDTVKTQLLIANGEKLFDEAISMPQQNSIQTLGYAIQCRITTEDPLNDFMPDTGRIIAYRSSGGFGVRLDAGDGFQGAEISPFYDSLLVKLSTHGMSYKQAEEKMDRSLQEMRIRGVKTNIPFLINVMRHPNFKTGDYTTKFIEQTPELFDIQPSLDRGTKTLEYIGNVTINGFPNVDKRPKPHFETFKTPTVSKQYIESLSGTKQLLDQKGPEAVAKWVKDQDDVLLTDTTFRDAHQSLLATRVRTKDMMNIASKTSDVMQDHFSLEMWGGATFDVAYNFLKENPWDRLERLRTAIPNVLFQMLLRASNAVGYKNYPDNVIKKFVKESAAAGIDVFRIFDSLNWVDQMKVANEAVLNAGKISEGTICYTGDILNPNRSDIYTIDYYVKMAKTLQREGFHMLAIKDMAGLLKPKAAYELVGELKAAIDLPIHLHTHDTSGNGLMIYKEAIDAGVDIIDTAVAAMSGLTSQPSGNSLAYALNGFERNIRTDVNGLESLSHYWNIVRQYYSDFESDIKSPNTEIYQHEMPGGQYSNLSQQAKSLGLGHRFNEVKDMYRRVNFLFGDLVKVTPSSKVVGDMALYMVQNDLDEQSVIDQGHKLDFPESVVSFFKGEIGQPVNGFNKQLQDVILKGEKPLSARPGEYLEPVDFEQIRKQLENKQQNEVTEQDIISYVLYPKVYEQYRATQEQFGNISLLDTPTFFFGMRANETVEIEIDRGKRLIITLKTITEPDEEGVRTIFYDMNGQARRIYITDENAQTNASVKPKADKSNPNHIGAQMPGSVNEVKVTIGDTVKSGQPLIITEAMKMETTIQAPFDGVIKNITVAQDDAIETGDLLVEFESEE, from the coding sequence GTGCAAAAAATCAATAAACTATTAGTAGCTAACCGAGGAGAAATTGCAATACGAATTTTCAGAGCTGCAACAGAATTAAACATTCAAACGGTAGCAATATATTCAAATGAAGATAAAGGTGCTTTACATAGATATAAAGCAGATGAATCGTATTTAGTAGGCGAGGATCTTGGACCGGCTGAATCCTATTTAAATATTGAACGGATTATTGAGGTTGCTAAACATGCAGACGTTGATGCGATACATCCTGGTTATGGATTTTTAAGTGAAAATAAAACATTTGCCAGTCGATGTGCCGAAGAAGGAATTAAGTTTATAGGTCCTTACACTGAACATCTTGATATGTTTGGGGATAAAGTTAAAGCAAGAACGACTGCGATTAATGCAGGTTTGACGGTTATTCCTGGTACAGATGGACCAATTGAAAGTTATAATGAGGCGCAAGTTTTCGCTGAAGAAGCTGGTTACCCATTAATGATTAAAGCAATAAGTGGTGGGGGCGGTAAAGGGATGCGTATAGTTAATTCTGAATCAGAATTAGAAGATGCATTTTACCGAGCTAAATCAGAAGCTGAAAAGTCATTTGGCAACAGTGAAGTTTATATTGAAAAATATATTGATAATCCAAAACATATAGAAGTCCAAGTAATTGGTGATGAACATGGGAACATCGTACATTTATATGAGCGAGATTGTTCTATTCAGCGACGTCATCAAAAGGTGGTTGAAGTAGCACCCTCTGTTGCTTTAAAGGACAATTTGAGAGAGCGAATATGTGAGGAAGCAATTAAGCTCATGAGAAATATCGGTTACGTTAATGCTGGGACTGTTGAATTCTTAGTATCGGGTAAAGACTTCTACTTTATTGAAGTGAATCCGCGTGTACAAGTTGAACATACCATTACTGAGATGATTACAGGTGTCGATACCGTCAAAACGCAGTTGTTAATTGCGAATGGTGAGAAACTCTTTGACGAAGCTATCTCAATGCCACAACAAAATTCGATTCAGACATTAGGGTATGCTATTCAATGTCGTATTACAACAGAAGATCCGTTAAATGACTTTATGCCTGATACAGGGAGAATTATCGCTTATCGTTCAAGTGGTGGGTTCGGTGTGAGACTAGATGCTGGTGACGGTTTCCAAGGTGCAGAAATATCACCTTTTTATGATTCATTATTAGTAAAATTATCTACCCATGGCATGTCCTACAAGCAGGCCGAAGAAAAAATGGATCGTTCGTTACAAGAAATGCGTATAAGAGGCGTCAAAACGAATATACCATTTTTAATTAATGTGATGCGTCATCCAAATTTTAAAACGGGAGATTATACAACGAAATTTATTGAACAGACACCTGAATTATTTGATATCCAACCTTCTTTAGATAGAGGAACAAAGACACTAGAATACATTGGTAATGTCACGATTAATGGATTTCCAAACGTAGATAAGCGTCCGAAACCTCATTTTGAAACTTTTAAAACGCCTACTGTGTCGAAGCAATACATTGAAAGTCTTTCAGGTACTAAGCAATTATTAGATCAAAAGGGACCTGAAGCAGTTGCTAAATGGGTTAAAGACCAAGATGATGTGCTATTGACTGATACGACATTTAGAGATGCCCATCAGTCATTATTAGCTACGCGTGTTCGTACGAAAGATATGATGAATATCGCTTCGAAAACATCAGATGTAATGCAAGATCATTTTTCTTTAGAGATGTGGGGCGGTGCAACATTTGATGTGGCTTATAACTTTTTAAAAGAAAACCCATGGGATCGTTTAGAAAGATTAAGAACAGCTATTCCGAATGTGTTATTCCAAATGTTGTTACGAGCATCAAATGCTGTTGGTTATAAAAACTATCCTGATAATGTGATTAAAAAGTTCGTGAAAGAGAGTGCAGCAGCGGGTATTGATGTCTTCAGGATATTTGATTCATTAAATTGGGTAGATCAAATGAAAGTTGCCAATGAAGCGGTGCTCAATGCCGGTAAGATTTCTGAAGGTACTATTTGTTATACGGGTGATATTTTAAATCCAAACAGATCTGATATTTATACGATAGACTACTATGTGAAAATGGCTAAGACCTTACAACGAGAAGGGTTCCACATGTTAGCGATAAAAGACATGGCTGGTTTATTAAAGCCGAAAGCAGCATATGAACTTGTAGGTGAATTGAAAGCGGCTATTGATTTACCAATTCATTTGCATACACATGATACGAGTGGTAACGGATTAATGATTTATAAAGAAGCGATAGATGCAGGTGTAGATATTATAGATACTGCAGTGGCTGCAATGAGCGGATTAACGAGTCAGCCAAGTGGTAATTCCTTAGCTTATGCGCTCAATGGTTTTGAACGTAACATTCGTACCGACGTAAACGGTTTAGAATCGCTATCGCATTATTGGAATATTGTTCGTCAATATTATAGTGATTTTGAAAGTGATATAAAATCGCCGAATACTGAAATTTATCAACATGAAATGCCAGGTGGACAGTATTCTAATTTAAGTCAACAAGCTAAAAGTTTAGGACTTGGTCATCGATTTAATGAAGTGAAAGATATGTACCGACGTGTGAATTTCCTATTCGGAGATTTGGTAAAAGTTACACCATCCTCTAAAGTAGTCGGAGACATGGCATTATATATGGTACAAAATGACTTAGACGAACAATCAGTAATTGATCAAGGACATAAATTAGATTTTCCAGAATCTGTGGTATCCTTTTTCAAAGGTGAAATTGGTCAACCGGTTAATGGTTTCAACAAGCAATTACAAGATGTCATATTGAAAGGTGAGAAGCCATTGTCAGCGAGACCAGGTGAATATCTTGAACCTGTGGACTTTGAACAAATTCGTAAACAACTAGAAAATAAACAACAAAATGAGGTTACCGAGCAAGACATTATCAGTTATGTACTATATCCAAAGGTTTATGAACAATATCGAGCAACTCAAGAACAATTTGGTAATATATCTTTATTAGATACACCAACATTTTTCTTTGGTATGCGTGCTAATGAAACTGTTGAGATTGAAATCGATAGAGGTAAACGTTTAATTATTACGCTCAAAACTATCACTGAACCTGATGAAGAGGGTGTGCGTACTATCTTTTATGATATGAATGGTCAAGCGCGTCGTATTTATATCACTGATGAAAACGCACAAACAAACGCAAGTGTGAAACCTAAAGCCGATAAATCTAACCCAAACCATATTGGTGCACAGATGCCAGGATCAGTAAATGAAGTGAAAGTGACAATTGGTGATACTGTTAAAAGTGGACAACCACTCATTATTACAGAAGCAATGAAAATGGAAACAACAATTCAAGCACCATTTGATGGCGTGATTAAAAATATTACGGTAGCACAAGATGATGCAATTGAAACAGGAGATTTATTAGTAGAATTCGAATCTGAAGAGTAA
- a CDS encoding COX15/CtaA family protein, whose product MFNKRNLKWLSVTATLIMVWVQLGGALVTKTGSANGCGSDWPLCHGALLPQNLPIQTIIELSHRAVSGLSLIVVIWLTIVAWKHIGYIKEVKPLSLICIAFLLLQALIGAAAVMWQQNAYILALHFGISLVSFSSVFVLTLIIFEVDRKYEADELFIRKPLRIYTWIMAAIVYLTIYTGALVRHKKASLAYGDWPLPFQDIIPHNSQDWVNFTHRGMALIAFIWIMLTFIHAINHYKHNRTIRYGYTASFILVILQVTTGALSIITHVNLFIALLHALFITLLFGLITYFIVLMLRTIRSAK is encoded by the coding sequence TTGTTTAACAAACGAAATCTCAAATGGTTATCGGTAACAGCTACACTTATCATGGTATGGGTACAACTTGGTGGAGCATTAGTGACGAAGACGGGTTCAGCAAATGGTTGTGGCTCTGATTGGCCATTATGTCACGGTGCGCTCCTACCCCAAAATCTACCGATACAAACGATTATTGAATTAAGCCATAGAGCTGTTTCTGGATTATCATTAATAGTAGTTATCTGGCTCACAATAGTAGCATGGAAACATATCGGTTATATCAAAGAAGTGAAGCCATTATCACTTATATGTATCGCCTTTTTATTGTTGCAAGCACTTATCGGTGCAGCAGCTGTCATGTGGCAACAAAATGCATACATTCTTGCCTTACACTTCGGTATTTCTTTAGTATCTTTCTCTTCTGTATTTGTATTGACGTTAATCATATTCGAGGTGGATCGAAAATACGAAGCAGATGAGCTATTCATTAGAAAACCTTTGCGTATCTATACATGGATTATGGCAGCAATTGTTTATTTAACGATATATACGGGCGCACTTGTACGCCATAAAAAAGCAAGTCTAGCATATGGAGATTGGCCATTACCGTTTCAAGACATTATCCCTCATAACTCACAAGATTGGGTTAATTTCACTCACCGAGGTATGGCATTAATCGCATTTATTTGGATTATGCTCACGTTTATACATGCGATTAATCATTATAAACATAATCGCACTATTCGTTATGGATATACGGCATCGTTTATTCTTGTGATATTGCAAGTGACAACAGGCGCACTATCAATCATTACACATGTGAATTTATTTATTGCACTATTGCATGCACTATTTATCACACTGCTCTTCGGATTAATTACGTACTTTATCGTACTCATGTTAAGAACAATACGCAGTGCAAAGTAA
- the cyoE gene encoding heme o synthase produces the protein MNKDITLSHDTSRLTFKELQQIIKMGLVQGNLIPAFAGAWLAIVLANHSFLSSVPQILMMIVGSTLIMGGACAVNNYYDQDIDRIMPSKQQRPTVNERISDRNLLILSFGMMLIGEALLFALNIPSGVIGLLGIVGYVSFYSIWSKRHTVWNTVIGSFPGAVPPLIGWTAIEGNISMVAIALFLVVFCWQPIHFYALAIKRKDEYSLANIPMLPSVKGFKRTRVSMFIWLVLLLPLPFLLSDLGVTFIILATLLNLSWIYMGLTSFKKDSDQTKWATKMFIYSLNYLVVFFVLVVVVSLIQMF, from the coding sequence ATGAACAAAGATATCACTTTGTCACATGACACAAGCCGATTAACTTTTAAAGAGTTACAGCAAATTATTAAAATGGGGCTTGTACAAGGTAACTTAATTCCTGCATTTGCAGGTGCTTGGCTTGCGATAGTGTTGGCAAACCACTCCTTTCTCTCGTCTGTACCACAAATATTAATGATGATAGTAGGATCTACGTTAATCATGGGTGGGGCATGTGCTGTAAATAATTATTACGATCAAGATATCGATCGTATCATGCCTAGTAAACAACAAAGACCCACAGTTAATGAACGTATTTCCGATAGAAACTTATTAATTTTAAGTTTTGGGATGATGCTTATTGGGGAAGCATTATTGTTTGCACTAAATATTCCATCAGGGGTCATTGGTCTGTTAGGCATTGTAGGATATGTTTCTTTTTACTCAATTTGGTCTAAGCGACACACTGTATGGAATACTGTAATAGGTAGTTTTCCTGGTGCAGTTCCACCGTTAATTGGCTGGACTGCTATTGAAGGAAATATCAGTATGGTAGCTATTGCATTATTTTTAGTCGTATTTTGTTGGCAACCAATTCATTTTTACGCTTTAGCCATCAAGAGAAAAGATGAATATTCATTAGCTAATATCCCGATGCTACCTTCAGTTAAAGGATTTAAACGTACGAGAGTAAGCATGTTTATCTGGCTTGTACTATTACTTCCATTACCATTCCTATTAAGCGATTTAGGTGTTACATTTATTATATTAGCGACATTACTAAATCTCAGTTGGATTTATATGGGATTAACAAGCTTTAAAAAGGATTCAGATCAAACGAAATGGGCTACAAAGATGTTTATTTATTCCTTAAATTATTTAGTAGTATTCTTTGTACTCGTAGTTGTGGTCTCACTTATTCAAATGTTCTAA
- a CDS encoding DUF420 domain-containing protein: MNLPILPTLSTSFIVISAILVAIGWRKIWKRQIESHKKIMLTAAVFALSFFIIYVSRTIFIGNTAFGGPDSIKTYYTIFLVFHINLATIGGVLGLIQIITAFKDKFKVHRFVGPIASIVWFFTAITGVAVYILLYVLYPGGHTTSLLKATLGL; encoded by the coding sequence ATGAATTTACCAATATTACCTACATTAAGTACCAGTTTCATAGTTATAAGTGCCATTCTTGTTGCAATAGGTTGGCGCAAAATTTGGAAAAGACAAATTGAAAGTCATAAAAAAATCATGTTAACCGCTGCTGTATTCGCACTTTCGTTCTTCATCATATACGTTTCAAGAACGATATTTATTGGAAATACAGCATTCGGTGGTCCAGATTCTATAAAGACGTACTACACGATTTTCCTTGTATTCCATATCAACTTAGCGACAATTGGTGGGGTACTTGGACTAATCCAAATCATAACTGCATTTAAAGATAAATTTAAAGTGCATCGATTTGTTGGTCCAATTGCTTCGATTGTATGGTTCTTTACAGCAATTACGGGCGTAGCAGTATATATATTATTATATGTACTTTACCCAGGTGGACACACAACTTCATTATTGAAAGCGACCTTAGGTTTATAA